DNA sequence from the Desulfovibrio sp. ZJ209 genome:
GCATGGCCCACGCTCTCGTCCCGGACTGAGCGGGGGCGCCTCGACAGCGCATTCGGATAAAGATCCCCTCGATTTTTTCGCCAAAACGCGAAAAGGGCCAGGAGAACGGCATCTCCTGGCCCTTGAAATTTCTGGAGGAAACGGGATTAATAATTCAAAATTAATTATATGAGATAATTTGACATAAATTTTTAAAGATTTTTAAATACCCCCTGAAATACCCCTGCATTTTATAGCTCTCCGCGCACAATATTGGATTATGCAAGGGGGCCTGTAGTATGTCCAGACGACCTGCAGGACTTCCCAGCGGCGCCACTGTGCGATACTTGCCGTCAACCGCAGCCCGGGGCGTCATCCTCCTCAGACAGGGATGCGGACCTGCGCCGACGCCTGCGAGAACTGGCAGAGGAACTGCGGCGCTTCGGCGTCCAGCGGCTGCATATCTTGTTACGACGCGAGGGGCTTGTGGTGAATCACAAGCGGGCGGAACGGCAGTACCATGTGGTATAGGGCTTTTCTGTATTTAACAGACGCTAATTGGCATTAAGTTATGCTTAATGTTGCATTAACTTTTTTCGCACTTCCTCATATCGCTTCAAACGAATATAGTTTGAGATGCTTGTTCCGGGCCAATTGGCGCCCCGATAAACTACGCCGCAGATTCCAAAGCTATTTGCAAAAATGACCTCGCACAAGGTTCCAAGGAGGAGAGAAAGATGGATCTGAAGCTCGATGACAAAAAGGTTTTGGTCACGGGAGCTGGTTCGGGTATCGGCAGGGAAATTGCCCGGCAATTTGCCATAGAGGGCGCTGATGTTCTTATCGTGGCACGCACGGAAGAAGCTCTGCGCGAAACGGCGGCTCTCAATTCCCGCATATCGTGGCTTGCCGCTGACCTGACTACCGCTGATGGTGTTGAGCGCGTTGTCAATGAAATCGCTTCCCGCTTCGGCAGCCTTGATGTTCTGGTCAATAACGCTGGCTGGTCCCCTGTCCATCCCTTTGAGGCCGAAACGATGGATGAGATCATGAAAGCCTTTGACGTGAATGTGAACACCGTCTGCCGCCTTGTCCTGAAGACGCTCCCTTTGCTCAAAAACAGTCGCGGCAATATTATCAATATCAGCTCTGCCGCCATCCGCAACCACTTGATCCAAATGTCCGTCTATAGCGCAGCAAAGGCTGCCGTGGACATGTTCACAAAGATATGGGCCAAGGAATTTGCCCCCTATGGCGTGAGGGTCAATTCCGTTTCTCCCGGCCCCATCGAATCGCCGATATACGACAAGCTCGGGATTTCCGGTGCTGAAAAAGAAGCGCACATGGCCCGCGTGACGGCGGGGGTGCCGCTGGGACGCTTCGGAAAGGTTGAGGAAGTGGCCCCCATTGTCCTCTTCCTCGCTTCAGAGGCGACGGCCAGTTACATCACTGGAGCGGACTATCTCGTTGACGGCGGGTATGGCGATTAGGACAGTCTGCCGACTCCCGGGGATCTGGCATGAAAGATACACTCACATTGAACAATGGCGTGGAGATTCCGCGTATCGGGTATGGCGTGTACCAGATACCGCCAGCGCACACCGTTTCTTGTGTAAGCGCAGCGCTGGAAGTTGGCTACCGTTCCATAGATACCGCGCAGGTTTACGACAATGAGGCGGAGGTGGGCATCGCCGTGCGCAACTCCGGCCTGGCGCGGAGCGACGTTTTCGTCACCACCAAAATATGGGGTTCCGGCGGCTATGAGGACACCCGACGTTCCATCTCGGCCTCCATAAAACGCCTGGGGCTCGGATATGTTGATTTGTTCCTGATTCACGAGCCTGTGGGAAAATATGAGGAAACGTACCGCGCGATGGAGGATGCGCTGGCGGCCGGTGAAGTGCGCGCTATTGGTGTCGCCAACTTCCTCGGAACCACCTTTGAGGGGCTCCTGCGGCATTGCAAGGTGAAGCCCGCTGTAAACCAGATTGAAACCCACCCTTTCAGGCAGCAGCGGGAAATGCACACCCTTTGCCAAAAGAACGGCATAGCACTGGAGGCATGGTCGCCCCTGGCCTGTGGCAAAAATCACATCTTCACCAACGCCATCCTGACTGGGATAGCGGCAACACATGGCAAAACAGTGGCACAGGTGGTACTTCGCTGGCTGTATCAGCGCGGTATCATTGTCATCCCCAAGAGCGTTCACCGGGAGAGGATGATCGAAAACCTCGCCATCCTGGATTTTTCACTCACACAAGATGACATGCAAAAGATCAGTACTTTGGACCACGGTACAAGTCTTTTCAACTGGTGGTAAAAAGCGCGAACCCAATCTCTACATTAAGGGAGAGAAACTATGCTTGGCAATTTTACTTATTACTGCCCCACACGAATGTATTTTGGCGATAAAGCTCAGGAGCAGTTGCCGAATGCCATGAAGGACTACGGAAAGAACGTACTCATGGTATATGGCGGCGGCTCCATAAAACGGAACGGCATTTATGACGATGTCATGAACGGCCTTCAGTCTTCCGGCAAGACGGTGATCGAGCTGCCTGGCGTCATGTCAAATCCAACGCTTGAGAAACTTAATGAAGGTATCCGCGTCGCTCAAGAAAATGCCATCGATGTCATTCTTGCTGTGGGCGGCGGTTCAATTATTGACTACTCGAAGGCGCTGAGTGTCGCCGCGGGTTATGCCGGCAATGCATGGAAACACTTCTTTTTGGATCAGGCGGATGTGGAGGAGAGCCAGAACGTCATTCCTGTGGGAGCCGTTCTGACCATGGCGGGTACGGGATCTGAAACCAATGGTACTGCCGTGATTACTGACCCCGCTGTTCCCATCAAGATGGGCAAAATGTTCGGCGCGCGCGTGGCGCCACGTTTTGCCATCATGAATCCCCGGTACACGTTCTCTGTGTCCCGAGCGCAGATGGCGGCTGGAATCTTCGACACCATGAGCCATGTCATGGAGCAGTATTTTTCAGGTGATAACGATTGCACAACCGAT
Encoded proteins:
- a CDS encoding SDR family oxidoreductase, coding for MDLKLDDKKVLVTGAGSGIGREIARQFAIEGADVLIVARTEEALRETAALNSRISWLAADLTTADGVERVVNEIASRFGSLDVLVNNAGWSPVHPFEAETMDEIMKAFDVNVNTVCRLVLKTLPLLKNSRGNIINISSAAIRNHLIQMSVYSAAKAAVDMFTKIWAKEFAPYGVRVNSVSPGPIESPIYDKLGISGAEKEAHMARVTAGVPLGRFGKVEEVAPIVLFLASEATASYITGADYLVDGGYGD
- a CDS encoding aldo/keto reductase; amino-acid sequence: MKDTLTLNNGVEIPRIGYGVYQIPPAHTVSCVSAALEVGYRSIDTAQVYDNEAEVGIAVRNSGLARSDVFVTTKIWGSGGYEDTRRSISASIKRLGLGYVDLFLIHEPVGKYEETYRAMEDALAAGEVRAIGVANFLGTTFEGLLRHCKVKPAVNQIETHPFRQQREMHTLCQKNGIALEAWSPLACGKNHIFTNAILTGIAATHGKTVAQVVLRWLYQRGIIVIPKSVHRERMIENLAILDFSLTQDDMQKISTLDHGTSLFNWW
- a CDS encoding iron-containing alcohol dehydrogenase; the protein is MLGNFTYYCPTRMYFGDKAQEQLPNAMKDYGKNVLMVYGGGSIKRNGIYDDVMNGLQSSGKTVIELPGVMSNPTLEKLNEGIRVAQENAIDVILAVGGGSIIDYSKALSVAAGYAGNAWKHFFLDQADVEESQNVIPVGAVLTMAGTGSETNGTAVITDPAVPIKMGKMFGARVAPRFAIMNPRYTFSVSRAQMAAGIFDTMSHVMEQYFSGDNDCTTDYLAEGLMRNIVESGRKAAKNPEDYEARSNLMWDATWALNPLLGVGKTADWMAHMLSHAVGAFSHATHGMILSATAVPYYQYILPYGLKRFARFARVVWNVDARGKMEEDVARAGLEALHQWILDIGAETSLAKQGVTEDMLDGIVSLTLSSMNVKPQGYKLLDRDEIKAILQKSM